Proteins encoded by one window of Taeniopygia guttata chromosome 1A, bTaeGut7.mat, whole genome shotgun sequence:
- the PVALB gene encoding parvalbumin alpha isoform X1, translated as MAMTDLLSAEDIKKAVGAFSAAESFNYKKFFEMVGLKKKSPEDVKKVFHILDKDQSGFIEEEELKFVLKGFTPEGRDLSDKETKALLAAGDKDGDGKIGADEFATMVAES; from the exons ATGGCTATGACCGACTTGCTCAGCGCAGAGGATATCAAGAAGGCTGTGGGAGCCTTTTCAG CGGCTGAATCTTTTAACTACAAAAAGTTTTTCGAGATGGTAGGATTGAAAAAGAAGAGCCCAGAAGATGTGAAGAAGGTTTTCCATATTCTTGATAAAGATCAGAGCGGCTTCATTGAAGAGGAAGAATTGAA GTTTGTCCTGAAGGGCTTTACCCCAGAAGGAAGAGACCTATCAGACAAAGAAACGAAGGCTCTTCTGGCTGCTGGAGATAAGGACGGTGATGGTAAAATTGGCGCTGATG aATTTGCAACTATGGTGGCTGAATCATAA
- the IFT27 gene encoding intraflagellar transport protein 27 homolog isoform X2, translating into MFRSDGAHFQKNYTLTAGIELLVKAVSVPETSDSVEFFIFDSAGKDLFSEMLEKLWEQPNVLCLVYDVTNEQSFNNCNKWLEKLRVQAVGMHIPGVLVGNKTDLADRRVVEQEQAQEWAEKHGLEYCEMSVKEMKNFEAPFHILAKLFHQLYKEKVETFHSLA; encoded by the exons ATGTTCCGCAGTGATGGGGCTCATTTTCAGAAGAACTACACACTG ACAGCAGGCATAGAACTGTTGGTGAAGGCTGTATCAGTTCCAGAGACAAGTGATAGTGTG GAATTCTTCATTTTCGACTCTGCAGGAAAAGATCTATTTTCTGAAATGCTGGAGAAACTG TGGGAGCAACCCAACGTCCTGTGCCTTGTGTATGATGTCACTAATGAGCAATCCTTCAACAACTGTAACAAATGGTTGGAGAAGCTGAGGGTTCAAGCAGTTGGGATGCACATCCCAG gtgTCTTagtggggaataaaacagaCCTAGCTGATCGTCGAGTTGTGGAGCAGGAACAAGCACAGGAGTGGGCTGAGAAACATGGCCTGGAATACTGTGAGATGTCAGTG aaggaaatgaaaaattttgagGCCCCTTTCCACATCCTGGCAAAGTTATTCCACCAACTGTACAAAGAGAAAGTGGAAACTTTTCACTCACTAGCCTGA
- the IFT27 gene encoding intraflagellar transport protein 27 homolog isoform X1 — MVKLAAKCLLAGDPAVGKSALAQMFRSDGAHFQKNYTLTAGIELLVKAVSVPETSDSVEFFIFDSAGKDLFSEMLEKLWEQPNVLCLVYDVTNEQSFNNCNKWLEKLRVQAVGMHIPGVLVGNKTDLADRRVVEQEQAQEWAEKHGLEYCEMSVKEMKNFEAPFHILAKLFHQLYKEKVETFHSLA; from the exons ATGGTGAAGCTCGCTGCCAAGTGCCTGCTGGCAG GAGATCCAGCTGTAGGTAAGAGTGCATTAGCCCAGATGTTCCGCAGTGATGGGGCTCATTTTCAGAAGAACTACACACTG ACAGCAGGCATAGAACTGTTGGTGAAGGCTGTATCAGTTCCAGAGACAAGTGATAGTGTG GAATTCTTCATTTTCGACTCTGCAGGAAAAGATCTATTTTCTGAAATGCTGGAGAAACTG TGGGAGCAACCCAACGTCCTGTGCCTTGTGTATGATGTCACTAATGAGCAATCCTTCAACAACTGTAACAAATGGTTGGAGAAGCTGAGGGTTCAAGCAGTTGGGATGCACATCCCAG gtgTCTTagtggggaataaaacagaCCTAGCTGATCGTCGAGTTGTGGAGCAGGAACAAGCACAGGAGTGGGCTGAGAAACATGGCCTGGAATACTGTGAGATGTCAGTG aaggaaatgaaaaattttgagGCCCCTTTCCACATCCTGGCAAAGTTATTCCACCAACTGTACAAAGAGAAAGTGGAAACTTTTCACTCACTAGCCTGA